Within the Acidimicrobiales bacterium genome, the region GTGTGGCGGGGATGCGATTCCATGCACCCGACGATCGCCCAACGTGGACCCACCAAATAGAGGCAAAAGTCCCAACCGGGGGCCCAGAAGTCAGGTCAAGTCAGGTGAGGGCGGTGGTGATGGGCGTGCCGGCGCGCACCGCTTTGGTGACCGGCGTCTTCTCCGCGATCTCGGCCATCCGCGCCCGCTGATCCGCGTCGAGCCCGGGTGGCAGCGTGATGATGCGCGCGATCGTCCGCTCGCCCGTATCGGAAACGTCGTAGCGGGCGTCGACCGTCAGCGGCTCGTACGCCCACCCCTTGCGCTGGGCGTACATGCGCAACGTGATGGCGGTGCACGACACCAGGCCGCTGAGCAAGAACCCGAACGGCGACGGCCCGGCGTTGGCGCCGCCGTTGTCGGGCGGCTCGTCGGCGACGAACTCGTGGCCCGCGGAGCGGATGGCGACGCGGTAGTCAGGCGAGCCCGCCTCGACGGCGGCGAAGGCGCGGGCGACGTGGGTTTCGGTCGTCATGGATGGGCGAAGCTCGGCGCGTTCGGCACCTCGAACGCGGCGTCGTCGAGGTAGCAGTACCACCAGTCCTCACCCGGTTCGTACGACTGGATGATGGGGTGGTGATCGGCGTTGAAGTGGCCGGTGGCGTGTCGGCCCGGTGACTGATCACAACAGCCCACGTGACCACAGATCATGCACATGCGCAGGTGCAGCCACTGGCCACCGCTCTGGAGACACTCCTCGCAGCCCGTGTTGCTCGGCGACACGTCGTGCACCTGGTCGAGATGCGAGCAGACGGCGTCCATGCCGCCGAGGCTAGCGATGATCACCGAACGCGCACGGCGGCCGCGACGCGATCTTCACGCGCAGGGTCGCGCGGCCACGTCGGGAATTCTACGAGTACGTTGCCGACCCATGGCACCGCACCCCGTTCGCCGGCTCGGCACGCTCGTCGAACCGCTCGCCGCCGCCGTCTACTTCGCCCCCGAAGCGCACGCCGCCTACGCCGAGCTGGGTGACTGCGGTGACTTCTGGGCGCCGTACTACGCCAGTCGCGGCGCCTGCCTGGGAGAGACGCCCGGCCTCGTCGTCGCCGCGGCCTTCGGCGTATTCAACCCGGCGCACATCGCCGAGCAACTCGAGGTGGCGTGGAAGGTGGCGACGCCGGCGCAGTGGTGGACGGCGCGCGTACAAGGGGCCACCGCGCAACTCGAACGGCTGCTGGGTCCGTCGCCTGAGGGCGCCGAACGCGCCACCGAGTTACTGCGCCGCATCGCGGATGCGAGCCCGATCTCGGGCCATCCCTTTTTCGCCGGGCTCGTCAGCCAGCCCTGGCCCGGCACCGTCGTCGGTGACCTCTGGCACGCGGCCGACCTCGTGCGCGAGCACCGCGGCGACACCCACACCGGCGCGTACAACACTCTCGGGTTCACCGCCGTCGACATGATGATCATGACGGAGCTGTGGTGGGGTCTGCCGCATGGCCTGTACCTCGCCAGCCGGCACTGGGACGACGCATCGATTGCCACCAGCGTCGAGCGCCTGCGCGCCCTCGGATACGTCGACGGCGATCCGATCAGCCTTACCGCGGCGGGCGTCACCGCACGCGTCGCCGTCGAAGACGCCACTGATGTCGGCGAAGCGGCGGTGCTCGACGCCCTAACTGACGCCGAGCGCGACGAGTTGTTCACTGTCCTCAAGCCGATGGCGGCCTCGATCGTCGCCGGCGGTGGTTACCCCGCCGACCCCGACGAGCGGGACTTGCCTGGGGTCGGCTGAGCCAACAACCCGTGAAGGCGCCGCATCGAGGTGGCGTTGTTGCGCTTGAGGTAGGCGCGCGTGAACGGGGCGGTAAGGCGGTCCAGTAGGGGCGCCACGATCCAGCGGTATTCGAAGGTGACGCGCGTGCCGCCGTCGGGCAGCGGCGCCAGGGTGTAGGTGCCCTCGCCGACGCGGCCGGCTTTCTGCGCACGGTTCCGCTCCACGATGCGCGTCGGGGACTCGGCGTCGATCACCTCGATGTCGATGACGTCGGCGACGCCCAGCGCCTTCGTGCGAACGCGCGCCTTCGAGCCGACGCCGCGCGCCGGGCCCGACAATTCCCAGTCCCGCATCAGGTGGTCGTTGAACGGCTCGTGGTTCGCCATCACGTCGAGG harbors:
- a CDS encoding OsmC family protein; translation: MTTETHVARAFAAVEAGSPDYRVAIRSAGHEFVADEPPDNGGANAGPSPFGFLLSGLVSCTAITLRMYAQRKGWAYEPLTVDARYDVSDTGERTIARIITLPPGLDADQRARMAEIAEKTPVTKAVRAGTPITTALT
- a CDS encoding UBP-type zinc finger domain-containing protein; the encoded protein is MDAVCSHLDQVHDVSPSNTGCEECLQSGGQWLHLRMCMICGHVGCCDQSPGRHATGHFNADHHPIIQSYEPGEDWWYCYLDDAAFEVPNAPSFAHP
- a CDS encoding SRPBCC family protein, giving the protein MKPVTVSVDVPVEQIRVYDFLDVMANHEPFNDHLMRDWELSGPARGVGSKARVRTKALGVADVIDIEVIDAESPTRIVERNRAQKAGRVGEGTYTLAPLPDGGTRVTFEYRWIVAPLLDRLTAPFTRAYLKRNNATSMRRLHGLLAQPTPGKSRSSGSAG